The nucleotide window ggcgacaccactacTGCACCACATCATCGCCTACATTAGCTGTCAAGCCAGAAATCCTGATAGATGTAACTATGACAAAAGAGCCTAGCCAAAACTTCATTTTCCAAATCTACCGCTTTAAAACTATGTCCAccaaaaaacatcaaattattaaACCCTTACGGCTTGATTAttgtaaaattgatttattagcattaaaacacacactgatGTAATCTGATTGTCTTGTTTGATACATACACAACCATTATAAGTTCATTATTTGCTTGTGCAAATGCAAGTGTTTACTTAATTTACAAACCGAGGAAAtggaaaaaattacaaaatatttcaCACAAAGTGtagcttatttataaactaatgtcaagaggatcacatgctcatgattgaTTGCAGTCGGTGCTAcgttatttaatttatgattgaccaatcagacgattcctaagccactataaacaccctcagttccatatcacagccatcttcattttgaagaatccccccttccacctctactcctcctcccttcctagatgggtggcacgatggcccagtggttagcactgttaactcacagcaagaacgtcactggttctagtctttaccaagccagccaacatttcagaatggagtttacacgttctccccgtgctcacgtgggtttcccccatgtCCACTGGTTTCCTCTCACCATCcaaaaaattaagttaataaactaatccaaatcagcactatagacatgctcctagtcagtagttatctcttagagcaatcactatctgttcattagctactacagcaggggagttctccagatctacctgagctcaaactcccctctctccTTGCAAACGGGAGGAGCTCGAGGATCaaagggacagcatgccaagctttataatcaatcatcagttaagtgtgaactcATGAAGGATACAAAATGTGATGCTTTTCAGAGCCTGATAAACAGCAGTTATGGGAAATGATCACGAATGAACTGCAAGACATCCTGAAGAAATACACCTTAGACTTCTCAAAAGAACAAATGAAGGTAAAGCACACATGGTggatcatttatttttaacttaaacACGATGCATTCTCTGTGCTGTTTTCCTGCATTACAGTGATGTGACAAAAATATGACTTTTGATTTTGGCCAATAAACAAAATACCAACCGTCACAGGGAAACTGGTTGAACTTTGCAGCAAAATAAACTCATGTAAAATACACTCCTGAATGAGTCAACAAGTCAATGCTCTAACTGAATCAGTTGAGTAAATGATTCAGTTGCTGCTACTGTTCAACTCGTTTACATTTCACAAATGAAATGCTCTGCGGGTTCATCTGCCAAAGACATTTTTGGAGTCAGGCGATGGTCCAGTCACAAATAttattgtatgtttgtttgatGAGCcggtgtgttttgtgttttcgTAGATCTTCAATGACCCTATTCATGGCCACATTGCTCTGCACCCCCTGCTGGTGAAAATCACAGACACTCCTCAGTTTCAGAGACTCAGACACCTCAAACAGCTCGGAGGAACGTATCTGGTGTATCCCGGAGCTTCACACAACCGATTCGAGCACTCCATTGGGTGAGACAGATATACAATGCTACATTTTTaggtattttaacaaaataaatgatgttGAAGGAACACTTCACTTTATTTAGTActataggctcattttacagccaTGCAgatgagttttagcattttttaaattcattcagcCAGTCTCTGGGtgtggcgggagcacttttagcttagcttagcataaattattgaatcagattagaccgttagcatctcactcaaaaaactTCACATTCTGCCCTAATAATCAGAGCACTTTGCTGCTGTAACAATGGCTGCAGCAGCAGAATAATATTAAGCACCACTGTTGTccagctggggactattttcaggtgctgcgtaatatcattgtTCCTACTACAAccatggtacggcagcaaaaATCCTTAACTATTATGccaaaatgagagtatagttcctttagacatatcagcctagaaaaatagcaactttaacatttttattaagctTATAACACAATGTAAAAACataagagtcaagctttaaataggaaaattatccaaactcttttttttaacaacatgctaatggtctaaactgattcaatggtctatgctaagctaagctaagctgagCTAAAAGTGCCCTGCCAGACCTTGGGATCGGCTGAATGAGTTAAAAAAGGGCAAAACTCGCCTTTTTAACATGAAAATGAGGCTATTTAAGAATAAAAGCGCAGTGTTTCTTTATGAATCGTTTGAGTAGTTTGCAGGATTGGGTCATTTTGATCATGAACTGACGTCTTGTTTGTGTATTTCAGTGTGGCGTATTTAGCCGGACGCCTGGTCAAGAGTCTTCATGACAATCAGCCGGAGCTCAAAATCACCAAACAGGATTTTCTGTGTGTTCAGATCGCTGGTCTGTGCCATGATTTGGGTGAGGAGTAAGAATTCAAAAGTGAAAATCATGGAAATTTATGCAAATGATGACTGGAagatttaaattgtaaaacagTTTCAAGTAAACTTACTTGAGGGACTCACACTCACAGAAATAACGATAcacgagttgtcactggggtgtgctacctttacaaaaggtacacatttgtacttaaagggtccatgtTGGTACCTCAAAGCATTTATTAGTGTCTActaaattttaagaggaacacttttgtactttttagatactaatatatACTCTTGAGGTAaaaaatatggaccttttaggtacaaatttgtaccatttcaaaaggtaccaccccagtgacagctcgcatacctttatatCTGAGAGTGCAGATTTTACTAAATATACTACAGATTttgctgttaatattttttttttctttatatttttgttCCCTGTGAAGCCATAAATGTGATTGAATCAGATATATATTGGCCAAAAGCCATGTTTACCAAAaccataacatttatttatgtgtataaagtagAAAAAATTAAGTTACTTTAGTATTTAATCCGTAGTATAAATCACAGTCCAGTAATTGATTTTTGACCACAAAGTTTGATATCAATATGATCAAGGTAGTTTATATACATTGTATGTAACAAAATCCAGTCTAAACTTGTTATTTGTAATCAaagattttaaatgaatattttatagcaataatagtaatataatactTTTTTGTGTCATTACTTAGTGGTTAAATGAGCATCGATGTGTGCATGTCAAATGGACTGAAATGATTTGCATTtgagttgtttttctttttgtcatttgacatcaaggtgcttGCTAGGTAGTGTacatgataaaaaatatatacatgaaaTGACTTTCTAATGgtgtaaatattttacaaaaaaggtGTGTGTATTTTGTAGGTCATGGCCCACTTTCACATGTATTTGATGCCCTGGTTATTCCTGAAGCCAAGAAAATAAAGACAAGAAAAGGTAATGGCAACTTCAGTCATTCCAATGGCAAAAAAATCAAGATACCAAAAtttttgttgctttaacttattttaataagtgaatCGATGTtttaaagttatacaaagtttaacttaatattttgagtcagtttgactgatgtaagttgaggtgactagacaagttcatttgattcaactaaaaaaaaaatagggcaagattttttttttttttttttttattgacaaacCTGCATTTAAACCTGCATTACTTATAAATGTATATCTGGTTAactaacataaaatatattaagtGCATAATATGTTTTACAAACCACCAGCTTCTGTTTCTCAGGTTTGCCTGATGATATCCCTGAAAGCTGGAAGGTGAGAATGAACACTTAGTTCaggcactgttaaaaatgtagcctgatctcacgagaaaacataagtattttacgttttgccagtttagtggctaattcgtacgaattcgtacgagttcagtcgtacgaaatggtacgattttaaaaaggaggtctggcacctgaccccacccctaaccccaaccgtcattgggggataagcaaatcgtactaaattgtacgaattagaccgtacgaattcatacgaattagccactaaatgaaaaagttacgaattgccgtgagattgtgttggttttccatattttgtgattcatgtttttatttttcctcatttatttctgcttttgaatcgcattatgggaccttgatctttctttccaacaacttttaaccttgaataGTTTTCTGCACATGTGTAATAatgtgcagtgctatattgtctgtgttggcgTTGTATATTACAACCTTCAGAAATATTCAGAAACCTTGAAATAAACTgtcagcacattttctgttattttacacacttatttctttagatattattatttcttggacataatattatttcaaactacttaaaaagtcaataaaagtcactttgttaaactgtagagcagaattgtcaacatcaaaagtggacagagcagagatcaacatcccataatgcaattcaccttcgcaaataaacacaaaacaattgtgAACCACTTTATAcaaaaactgttcattaacagatattgTTCACAATATAACCAATGTCTGTCCTATATAATGTTGTTATGATGTATGATTTGTCTTTCGGTCTCTGCAGCATGAGCAGATGTCAGTGCTGATGTTTGACAGCATTGTGAAGAGTCTAAATGAGGAGGTGTTGAGGGAACATGGACTCACTGATAACGACGTCATCTTCATTAAAGAGTTAATCGAAGGGGCAAAAGCCTCAGATAATGAGGTATATAATGATATCATTAAAAATGGTAACACTTAAGTATATTCACGCCattttactactggcttattattaagatattaactgtttattaacactTAAAAACTATAATCTCATTTTGCATTCCTAATCCTGCCCAATACATAAACCTGACTACAAccttaactattaataagcagctaatttgtgttttatcaagctaaaagtcttagttaatggtttgttaatagtgtacATTCagataaagtgtgaccataaaaaTGAATCAGCCGTTAGTGTAAAAAGCTGAAGTGAAACAGacatttggttttgttttcttttcagtgGCCGTACAAGGGCAGAAATGTTGAGAAATCCTTCCTCTACGAGATTGTGGCAAATAAACAAAACGGCATTGATGTGGACAAATGGGACTATTTTGCACGGTAAATAGTTTAATTATAATAGTCATTGTAATACTATAggacatatataatataataaattcatTCTAGTGTTTTCGATACTCTCAGATTTACAGCGCAACACGACAGCTTTTCCTCATTTTGTTATGTTAATAAAGACAGCTATAAACAAATGCAGGCGGAGCCAAATagacatatatattatttatccattatttgtttgttatatttaatatctgtttttCCAGAGACTGTCATCACCTTGGCATTCGAAACAGCTTCGACCATCTCCGACTGCTGAAATTTGCTCGAGTTTGTGTAGTGAATGGAAGAAAGCACATCTGCTTCAGAGACAAGGTGCAGGATACATCGCTTTCATTCTTAATGTAGATCAACATGCTATCTAGCTACACTTCATTtcaaagatgaattgaattaaaagtaTGGAAAAAGTGGAGGCAGCAAAGTGTCAGCTTCATGCTGTATGGGATTTTAATCTTTCTaccaacaacttttaacattgaaaagtGACTTTTCTGAACATTTGTTTAAAGTCTGCAGCGctttattgtctgggttggtgttgtatattacacttgttgtatattatacataatataatttcaaagcaataaaatgtcaataaaagtcactttgttagacTGTAGAGTTGAAACTTCAACATCAGAAGTGAACAGAGCAgatatcaacatcccataattcaattcacaaccgcaaataaacacaaaaccCCTGAAAAGGTCAAGCTCCctttggaaaagtgtaaataaacagaaaaccagCAATAAATCACAATCTATGAGCAACTTGTGTTCACATTCACATAACCTTTTACAGATGAATTCCCACAGcataaaagtgaaaccattacCATTATTTAGACACTTTACTATTGATTTTTACTGAACTTTAGACACTTTATTTAGACAtaatcagggcttaatttgtgccggaacacgcaagatccggatccggcacctctgaaatccaacacaggctcattctgaaaacgtagtcccatggatgTTTCTGAAGACCGTgaattaccagcctgatctcacgagaaaacgtaagtattttacgttttggcagtttagtggctaattcgtacgaattcgtacgagttcagtcgtaagaaaatgtacgattttaaaaaggaggtgtggcacctgacccaacccctaaacccaaccgtcattgggggatacgcaaatcgtactaaaatgtacgaattagatcgtacgaatttgtacgaattagccactaaatgaaaaagttacaaattgccgtgagattgtgttggaattacATAGCTGgagatacgtatggctgcatttaattttttacgcgaatgctgcggggcggtatgacgccgttcctttggGCGCTTatagcagctgaccgcttacctcggtgtggagggctttcctgccgcaattagtttgtccagttagctcgtcatgtatgTGGGCAAACTTgaaacacagagaggagttgaccacaacgatgaccaggttcgagtccagtgaagagcggttccagaaatcaggtaagacaaaaacagaatccaaaaaataaaatgaatgagtgaatagcAGGGTGGGCGAAgaagtggcacagtaggtagtgctgtcgcctcacagcaagaaggtcgctggttcgagcctcagctcagttggcgtttctgtgtggagtttgcatgttctccctgcgtttgcgtgggtttcctccgggtgctccggtttcccccacagtccaaagacatgcggtacaggtgaattgggtaggctaaattgtccgtagtgtatgagtgtgtgtgtgtgtgtggatgtttcccacagatgggttgcgactggaagggcatgcataaaaacttgctggataagttggcggttcattctgctgttgcgaccctggattaataaaagggactaagcctaaaagaaaatgaataaatgaatgaatagcagggtgagaatgtggtaaaatctgaaaacttggtaaaaatAAGATGCGGgccttttctggacggctttttaaaatcgttggttgggtttagggaagtaagcgcgtgggcgggtcaatcggtaaaactggttgggtttagggagggaggagggtgggtcagtcgattggccggtcgcacagtcaatcattctgttagtcagacagacggtcgttcgacagcagcctctggtgggacgtatttcgctgtctccagaaatgtccacgggaccacgttttcagaatgagcctgggttgctgaaatctgatccagcacctcattttactgatccccctcctcgaccgccctcctcccccatccgctgtttactttcactttcttccgcgattctccaaccctcttcactttcgtccacgacaaccCTGGCCAGCTCACTTTTGTCCGCGACACCCCTCCCCTTTCCACCGCACCGACCACCAACCCACCCACCCGCTCTCCACTTTCGTGTGCCATACCTCTCCATACTCGGGTAACATGTTGAATCCGTTGACCTGATCTGTTCTTGCAATTCAAAAATTAAGCACTGGACATTTATTTTAATCTTCTGTGTTCACCTGAACCCTTTTGAAAATCCCCCACCACATATCAACCACAAAACATTaacaattctgagtgtgcctcacacaggtgagtggactttacaaaccacctgtagaaaacactctttttcatctctctgacactttaaccaacACCAGTTCTGCCCATTTGCATAAGAGACTTTCTTACAAATTACTCCTTATTAAAACAACATTATGTCACATTTATGACGTGTGCTTCAcgtaggtgagtgggcttgacaatccacctgtagaaacactctatacccccccccccacacCTCCTCTTTCCTAACCCTAGCACTTAACTCTAtgagcactaacagttcctttgtataatcaGCACTTGTTGTGTATATTGCCTCCTCTTGTTGAATCACTAAATGTCTCCTCAATTGGACAAAAGCacctgctaaatgactaaatacatCAGATACTCCTGAATTTGGCTTTATAAAATCTGAAGCTTTGTGTTTTTATGTCTAACAGGAGGCTGATAATGTCTATGACATGTTTCGCACCCGATACACACTCCATCGCCAGGCCTATCAACACAAGATCGGGAATATCATTGAAGACATGTGAGTTTCTCTGTCTGTACTCAAGGTCTTTAACACCACACCTCCACCCTCCATCACTGATCCACTTTTACAGAGTGTTTCTCAAAAAATCAGAGGTTTactgacatttaaataaaatcctTCAGTTCAGTGATAATAATGCTCTTTTTTTATGCATCAGGTTTGCTGAAGCACTTCTACTTGCTGATCGTGACCTTCACGAAGATAGACCTGCAGATATGCTGAAAATCTCTGAAGCCATAAAGTCAGTGGAGGATTACAGCAAACTTACAGGTCAGCTCAAAACACTGATGAGCATATAAAAgctatatattgtgtttaaactacactttcagaaataaaggtatgtgagttgtcactggggtggttccttttcaaaaggtacacatttgtacttaaagggtccatattggtacctcaaagcaTTTATTAGTgtctacaaattttaagaggaacacttttgtactttttaggtactaatatatactcttgaggtattaatatggaccttttaggttcacatttgtactttttgaaaaggaaccaccccagtgacagctctcgtacctttatttctgagagtgtacactaTAGAAGCAGATATGGTACAAATTAGTCACTTGTAGATACCCTAATACAATATCATCCCAGTAGAAGTATAAAGTAATCCttagtaatattatttgagtcaaagtacttgatttttaatttacttGCTTATTAGAAGTAAATATACTTACTGATCAATGTTTAATTTGCAAGAAAGTTGAATTACTGAAAATTGTCATGGTCAGAAACCACACTGATAATTCATGAAAACCCAAGTGAAAGCATGTGAACCCCATTTAGCTCAGTAAaatcagtgaatcttttactGCAGAGTCAATCTTAACGGATCGTTTGAATCATTTAGTCATTTACTGAAGACTTACTCTGAACagatcaattgaatcagtgaatcatttaatgGGGACTCACTTTGCAAAGTCATTTGAATTAGTGTGTCATTTACTAGAGACTCACTTTGaaaagatcatttgaatcagagaataatttactggagactcaggctgcgtccgaaaccgcctactactcagtaggtgctgcatttgaatttaagcgTACCACTCGGCTGTTTGAAAAGTgcattctatacagtataaatgtgaaaagtatgaatggaattcggacgtactacatccgtcatttcgtcatggtcacgtgacctatctGTGTCAGTTGCGtttcttcactcccattcatgaattcgctcgcagggcatcatgggatagcgcagcatgcctgggatgcacactccagaatctCACCGGTAgcagtaagtcatccgggtacttctcgaatactgattttcgaattgaattcagacatactactcggctcacatactgattttagcatactgtatagtatagaagtatgctGTTTCGGACGCAGTCTCACTCTAaacagataatttgaatcagtgaattgtttactggAAACCTTCATTTACACCCACATTGTTTCTTTATTGCTATTCACTGCCCTATGTATTGAAAGGGTTAGCTCATCAAAAAAgtatacaattttattattaataactcaCCCTAGTGTTGTTCAATCCCCAGAAACTTTTGTTCATATTGAAATCACAAATTccgatattttagatgaaatcctggagctctctcatcaTTCATAGACAGCAAGGGTACCGCGATGCTCAGAGACAAAAGAAAAagaccaaaaacattgtcaaaacattcagaGGTTCAAACTCAGCAGAGTACTGTTGCCCATAGTAAATGCACATGCTGATCTGTTattgttataaaaataattacattttttcattattttgccaGATGAGATCTTTGAGCAGATCTTGTCCTCCACCTCTCCTAATCTGAAGGAATCCAGAGACATCCTGGACAAGATCATGAGAAGAAAACTGCCAAAGTTTATCGGAGAAACTCGTCTGACTAAGAAAATCAAGTCAATGGTGGGACAGAAACTGAAAAACATACATTATATACAGGACTTGATGTTAACATTTTTGATcagcagccactgtggctagtagatttccaacattactagctactcgccattttcactagccacaattttgttgttgggaaaacatattttatatgcataaatttgactttgccGAGCTAATATTACTTGATTAAGATTTTGTgttatttctacatgcctcctctatcatttaacttttttgtggttgtgaccttgctcaatgagcatgagcaaatgtgtTGTGGTTTCACAGTGCAATTAGTTTTAATTGACTTTtagggctcaacactaaggatttacatttttttttctctggccacaccaactaattatttccttgcaataaatgttaaataatgggtcaaaataagctaaatataactttttattcaacagaaaTGTTCTTAAAAACAATTGGCATTCAAAAAAATTATTCTCATGTATCTAGAACTAGACAGCAGTCTGTTCAGGCTGAAGGTCCCCGATCACCAGTTACTAGTAAATGGAGGGTTAATCTCCCAATGTTactgtaaaggatgataattaaaccacatAAAGCAAAAGAAACCagtcaaagtggctagtggggtTGTCTGTCTGACCTGCCACAggtgaaatctacccgcatttggcaggtgttaatgtcatGCCCTGATTATATAGTATAAATAAACTTCTAAAACTGCGTGAAATCTTTTATTTCAGGAAGAGCTTAAAAATAGCTGGAAGGCAGCAATAGAGAAGTACAAACCAACAGACCCTAATGTTAA belongs to Danio rerio strain Tuebingen ecotype United States chromosome 1, GRCz12tu, whole genome shotgun sequence and includes:
- the LOC793232 gene encoding deoxynucleoside triphosphate triphosphohydrolase SAMHD1 isoform X1 → MSQAEQSRKLYEHRKSLLQELKRSYDASEEPDKQQLWEMITNELQDILKKYTLDFSKEQMKIFNDPIHGHIALHPLLVKITDTPQFQRLRHLKQLGGTYLVYPGASHNRFEHSIGVAYLAGRLVKSLHDNQPELKITKQDFLCVQIAGLCHDLGHGPLSHVFDALVIPEAKKIKTRKGLPDDIPESWKHEQMSVLMFDSIVKSLNEEVLREHGLTDNDVIFIKELIEGAKASDNEWPYKGRNVEKSFLYEIVANKQNGIDVDKWDYFARDCHHLGIRNSFDHLRLLKFARVCVVNGRKHICFRDKEADNVYDMFRTRYTLHRQAYQHKIGNIIEDMFAEALLLADRDLHEDRPADMLKISEAIKSVEDYSKLTDEIFEQILSSTSPNLKESRDILDKIMRRKLPKFIGETRLTKKIKSMEELKNSWKAAIEKYKPTDPNVNLTTEELPVYVVDLDHGMKDKNPIEHVYFYSKRKPNEASTIEDYQLSSFLPNKFNEELVRVYYRGSGPVKEEEKKMEEAEKCFQTWC
- the LOC793232 gene encoding deoxynucleoside triphosphate triphosphohydrolase SAMHD1 isoform X2, which produces MSQAEQSRKLYEHRKSLLQELKRSYDASEEPDKQQLWEMITNELQDILKKYTLDFSKEQMKIFNDPIHGHIALHPLLVKITDTPQFQRLRHLKQLGGTYLVYPGASHNRFEHSIGVAYLAGRLVKSLHDNQPELKITKQDFLCVQIAGLCHDLGLPDDIPESWKHEQMSVLMFDSIVKSLNEEVLREHGLTDNDVIFIKELIEGAKASDNEWPYKGRNVEKSFLYEIVANKQNGIDVDKWDYFARDCHHLGIRNSFDHLRLLKFARVCVVNGRKHICFRDKEADNVYDMFRTRYTLHRQAYQHKIGNIIEDMFAEALLLADRDLHEDRPADMLKISEAIKSVEDYSKLTDEIFEQILSSTSPNLKESRDILDKIMRRKLPKFIGETRLTKKIKSMEELKNSWKAAIEKYKPTDPNVNLTTEELPVYVVDLDHGMKDKNPIEHVYFYSKRKPNEASTIEDYQLSSFLPNKFNEELVRVYYRGSGPVKEEEKKMEEAEKCFQTWC